Proteins encoded by one window of Panicum virgatum strain AP13 chromosome 7N, P.virgatum_v5, whole genome shotgun sequence:
- the LOC120681082 gene encoding uncharacterized protein LOC120681082, producing the protein MKHAAAVLGKRFNINDMLHIKVAEQLGLLEHKYDMVDDAELRYYTYDMEKKQDDSVSPLELKSIALQIMQNLLTKKYLLVVHNLDRPIKPIVLEDTTEGLWLPAPWWKHSFWIVSTTSQDVYDRSNKPDEPRVIESFAGDDILILTLHSLEQAAKYISVAVGHGEEKYWHHVAVQCFHYATMLLLIPCSSNVDPPKCDAQADVSSDVLIRQWAAQGILPVMKPSVQEKMGDTDGYHCQYYGDDIYQLGNVILEAFREYSLLQLPFSPATKDDEATISAAHFLAYHSLVVEPLTSGELCEGNHSQLEHMQWISHVGDQGWHVSRDWLSQGSSGPTTLIIRHCSQHSRLFMKLESDDFLAKLPCLLVLDISYTPIESLPPSICCLQKLQLLSLRGCYNLRSPFSFPDTEIALCEKNSNKKLNLLYLDLSYSNISTFQCDFFHSIPTLKELLLVKCSNLEELPPSALALSSLTKLEIIGNKKFISFSRLTEMAFDGHGTLHSFSLELPDNIPNLPQLRRLLLRGVPSLRRFPWHKLHRFPDVFCLDQCSSDGTVNHDCSTPQVAQVCISDSRLFYSFNDATKDLVRGGRILKSFHVQITSCKAITRKIQDEEDMVKTNKVHASLAAYADVNHRYLTDGVSMVSMDDVPPFRETERHVEISAVERYPHGLKYLLEVTKSISMSDDTHVSYLNDLSRLNMLEECKLQRCHRVVHVFNDLFWLRWSLENAHVSYLKSLTHFYKESYFDNDFRALKHLRLEHCPRLEGVMPRGSALPSLVTLDILFCYNLKVIFYYNNKWSSSFKLPCLRRIHLQELPLLEHFRDDDAVLAAPAWEELHVRGCWSLRRLPRLIDRRPGKKAVTVSGERAWRTKLRWTTGMTRTAAATSPGFPRHPPPSASASSSRPTSGEGTEPCPSRKLIQ; encoded by the exons ATGAAGCATGCAGCAGCAGTGCTGGGAAAGCGGTTCAACATTAATGACATGCTGCATATCAAAGTGGCAGAGCAGCTCGGGCTACTCGAACATAAATACGACATGGTAGACGACGCTGAGCTGCGGTACTATACCTACGACatggagaagaagcaggatgACAGTGTCTCACCCCTGGAGCTAAAATCCATAGCTCTTCAAATAATGCAAAATCTGCTGACCAAGAAGTACCTGCTGGTGGTTCACAATCTCGACAGGCCAATAAAGCCCATCGTGCTTGAAGATACGACAGAGGGCTTATGGCTTCCTGCCCCTTGGTGGAAACATTCTTTCTGGATCGTATCCACCACCTCCCAAGATGTCTATGACAGGAGCAACAAGCCAGATGAGCCTCGCGTCATCGAATCCTTTGCTGGGGATGATATATTGATTCTCACACTGCATTCCCTGGAACAAGCGGCCAAGTACATCTCTGTTGCGGTTGGCCATGGAGAGGAGAAGTATTGGCATCATGTGGCAGTCCAGTGTTTTCACTACGCCACCATGCTGCTGCTTATTCCCTGCAGTTCCAATGTTGACCCGCCAAAGTGTGATGCCCAGGCTGATGTTAGCTCAGATGTGTTGATCCGCCAGTGGGCTGCTCAAGGCATCCTTCCTGTCATGAAGCCAAGTGTCCAAGAAAAAATGGGGGACACTGACGGCTACCACTGTCAGTACTATGGCGATGATATATATCAACTTGGAAATGTCATCCTCGAGGCTTTTCGGGAGTATTCGTTGCTGCAGCTGCCTTTTTCTCCTGCAACGAAAGATGATGAAGCCACAATATCTGCTGCACACTTCCTAGCATATCATAGCCTTGTTGTAGAGCCCCTCACATCCGGTGAACTCTGTGAGGGAAATCACTCTCAGTTGGAGCACATGCAGTGGATCTCACATGTGggcgaccaaggatggcatgtaAGCAGAGATTGGTTGAGCCAGGGGTCCAGCGGCCCGACCACACTTATTATAAGGCATTGCTCGCAACACTCGAGGTTGTTCATGAAGCTTGAATCTGATGATTTCTTGGCCAAGCTCCCttgtcttcttgttcttgatatTTCCTACACTCCGATAGAGTCGCTTCCTCCTTCAATCTGTTGTCTCCAAAAACTCCAATTGCTTTCCCTTAGAGGCTGCTATAACCTCAGGAGTCCATTCAGCTTCCCAGATACTGAAATTGCTCTCTGTGAAAAGAACAGCAACAAAAAGCTCAACTTGCTCTACCTCGATCTCTCCTATTCAAATATAAGCACATTCCAGTGCGACTTCTTCCATAGCATTCCTACCCTAAAAGAGCTTCTGCTTGTCAAATGCTCCAACCTTGAGGAGCTGCCACCCTCGGCTCTTGCATTGTCTAGTCTAACAAAACTCGAGATAATAGGCAACAAGAAATTCATTTCATTCTCGAGATTAACAGAGATGGCATTTGATGGGCATGGCACCCTTCATTCATTCTCATTG GAGCTACCAGACAACATCCCTAATCTGCCCCAGCTTAGGCGATTGCTTCTCAGGGGCGTTCCTTCCCTGAGACGATTCCCTTGGCATAAGCTGCATAGATTCCCAGATGTGTTTTGCTTGGATCAATGCTCATCAGATGGAACTGTTAATCATGATTGCAGTACTCCACAAGTTGCTCAGGTGTGCATAAGTGATTCCAGATTGTTTTATAGCTTCAATGATGCCACCAAGGATTTAGTAAGGGGTGGAAGAATTTTGAAATCTTTCCATGTTCAAATTACATCATGCAAGGCCATAACTAGGAAGATACAGGATGAAGAGGACATGGTGAAAACCAACAAGGTTCATGCGTCATTGGCAGCCTATGCTGATGTAAACCATCGCTATCTGACAGATGGAGTCTCGATGGTGTCAATGGATGACGTGCCTCCCTTTCGGGAGACTGAGCGTCACGTGGAGATCTCAGCAGTGGAGCGGTATCCCCATGGTCTGAAGTATCTTCTAGAAGTCACTAAATCAATTAGCATGTCAGACGATACTCACGTCTCCTACCTCAATGATCTGAGTCGTTTGAATATGCTGGAGGAATGCAAGCTCCAGCGATGTCATCGGGTGGTGCATGTCTTTAATGATCTGTTTTGGCTACGGTGGAGTCTGGAGAATGCACATGTCTCTTATCTCAAAAGTCTGACACATTTCTACAAAGAATCGTATTTTGATAATGATTTCCGTGCACTAAAGCACCTCCGGCTGGAGCATTGCCCGAGGTTGGAAGGCGTCATGCCACGTGGATCTGCGCTGCCAAGTCTCGTGACGCTCGACATCCTCTTCTGCTACAATCTCAAGGTAATTTTCTACTACAATAACAAGTGGTCTTCTAGTTTCAAGCTCCCATGTCTTCGGAGGATACACCTCCAGGAGCTGCCCCTGCTGGAGCATTTTCGCGACGACGACGCCGTCCTGGCCGCGCCTGCGTGGGAGGAGCTCCACGTCCGCGGGTGCTGGAGCTTGCGCCGCCTCCCGCGCCTCATCGACCGACGACCAGGCAAGAAGGCCGTGACGGTGAGCGGGGAGAGGGCCTGGCGGACCAAGCTCCGCTGGACGACCGGGATGACTCGCACCGCGGCAGCTACGAGCCCAGGCTTCCCCCGGCATCCGCCTCCATCCGCGAGCGCGTCATCATCAAGACCTACCTCAGGTGAAGGAACTGAGCCATGCCCAAGCCGCAAGCTCATCCAGTGA
- the LOC120683350 gene encoding uncharacterized protein LOC120683350, which produces MVKTNKVHASLAAYADVNHRYLTDGVSMVSMDDVPPFRETERHVEISAVERYPHGLKYLLEVTKSISMSDDTHVSYLNDLSRLNMLEECKLQRCHRVVHVFNDLFWLRWSLENAHVSYLKSLTHFYKESYFDNDFRALKHLRLEHCPRLEGVMPRGSALPSLVTLDILFCYNLKVIFYYNNKWSSSFKLPCLRRIHLQELPLLEHFRDDDAVLAAPAWEELHVRGCWSLRRLPRLIDRRPGKKAVTVSGERAWRTKLRWTTGMTRTAAATSPGFPRHPPPSASASSSRPTSGEGTEPCPSRKLIQ; this is translated from the coding sequence ATGGTGAAAACCAACAAGGTTCATGCGTCATTGGCAGCCTATGCTGATGTAAACCATCGCTATCTGACAGATGGAGTCTCGATGGTGTCAATGGATGACGTGCCTCCCTTTCGGGAGACTGAGCGTCACGTGGAGATCTCAGCAGTGGAGCGGTATCCCCATGGTCTGAAGTATCTTCTAGAAGTCACTAAATCAATTAGCATGTCAGACGATACTCACGTCTCCTACCTCAATGATCTGAGTCGTTTGAATATGCTGGAGGAATGCAAGCTCCAGCGATGTCATCGGGTGGTGCATGTCTTTAATGATCTGTTTTGGCTACGGTGGAGTCTGGAGAATGCACATGTCTCTTATCTCAAAAGTCTGACACATTTCTACAAAGAATCGTATTTTGATAATGATTTCCGTGCACTAAAGCACCTCCGGCTGGAGCATTGCCCGAGGTTGGAAGGCGTCATGCCACGTGGATCTGCGCTGCCAAGTCTCGTGACGCTCGACATCCTCTTCTGCTACAATCTCAAGGTAATTTTCTACTACAATAACAAGTGGTCTTCTAGTTTCAAGCTCCCATGTCTTCGGAGGATACACCTCCAGGAGCTGCCCCTGCTGGAGCATTTTCGCGACGACGACGCCGTCCTGGCCGCGCCTGCGTGGGAGGAGCTCCACGTCCGCGGGTGCTGGAGCTTGCGCCGCCTCCCGCGCCTCATCGACCGACGACCAGGCAAGAAGGCCGTGACGGTGAGCGGGGAGAGGGCCTGGCGGACCAAGCTCCGCTGGACGACCGGGATGACTCGCACCGCGGCAGCTACGAGCCCAGGCTTCCCCCGGCATCCGCCTCCATCCGCGAGCGCGTCATCATCAAGACCTACCTCAGGTGAAGGAACTGAGCCATGCCCAAGCCGCAAGCTCATCCAGTGA